The Alphaproteobacteria bacterium genome includes a window with the following:
- a CDS encoding leucine-rich repeat domain-containing protein — protein sequence MSHIREIHSLSSFSSAVIPPHDAKFKDRKVKSDTELEVMHVRIKSLIAQGKWFLQEPILLTLRHVNIDAFNRYIDAFTSLTSLGPSSLDIKSKLVYGKDYAALSLIQKKNLEIFGDLSDYNVKYQAKLHLSTLTSVYRESIDQVKTNFSFECFDNKHDFYRHLLVFNNRTLETKQELKSSYCRYRDHQKQIKAIKAHQSECIISDFLIVLPLEIGQLIHLQKLCISKNQLISLPPQIGQLHQLRILSLRNNTLTSLPPEIGQLHQLEVLSLAQNTLTSLPPEIGQLSELQNLDISECQLTSLLPEIGHLSKLQELNLRGNQLSSIPVELGHLPQLQKLYLFHNQLTSLPSEIGQLSRLQLLSLTRNQLSSLPTEFGQLLQLQELLVGNNQLSSVPATIGQLTQLTKLDLSINRISSIPSEIGQLVQLTMLDLSCNALTALPPEIKELSQLLLLSIGSNSKLIKLPAGLERPDLWIKM from the coding sequence ATGTCACACATTAGAGAGATTCATTCGCTATCTTCTTTTTCTTCTGCCGTGATCCCTCCTCACGACGCTAAATTCAAGGACCGCAAGGTTAAAAGTGACACAGAACTTGAAGTCATGCACGTCAGAATTAAGTCTCTTATTGCACAAGGAAAATGGTTTTTACAGGAGCCAATACTATTAACGCTACGTCACGTTAATATTGATGCTTTTAACCGCTATATCGATGCCTTTACAAGCCTCACATCTTTAGGCCCTTCAAGTTTAGATATAAAAAGTAAACTCGTCTATGGGAAAGACTATGCAGCCCTCTCCCTTATACAGAAAAAAAATCTCGAAATATTCGGGGATCTTTCAGATTATAACGTCAAATATCAAGCTAAATTGCATCTATCTACGCTTACAAGTGTCTATAGAGAATCAATTGATCAGGTGAAAACAAATTTCTCCTTTGAGTGCTTTGATAACAAACATGATTTTTACCGCCATCTCCTGGTATTCAACAATAGAACATTAGAAACAAAACAAGAGCTTAAATCTTCATATTGTCGGTATCGTGATCACCAAAAACAGATAAAAGCAATTAAGGCTCACCAATCTGAATGCATCATCAGTGACTTCCTTATAGTCCTTCCTCTTGAAATTGGACAACTCATCCACTTACAAAAACTCTGTATTAGCAAAAATCAATTGATATCATTACCTCCTCAAATTGGACAACTTCATCAATTAAGGATTTTGTCTCTTAGGAATAATACATTGACCTCACTACCTCCTGAGATAGGACAGCTTCATCAATTAGAGGTACTGTCTCTTGCTCAGAACACATTGACCTCACTACCTCCTGAGATTGGACAGCTCTCTGAATTACAAAACCTGGACATTTCAGAATGTCAACTCACATCGCTACTTCCTGAAATTGGACATCTGTCAAAATTACAAGAACTGAATCTAAGAGGCAACCAGCTTTCTTCAATCCCTGTTGAACTTGGGCATCTGCCTCAATTACAAAAACTGTATCTTTTTCATAATCAGCTCACTTCATTACCCTCTGAAATTGGACAACTCTCAAGATTACAATTACTAAGCCTGACAAGAAACCAACTCTCCTCACTACCGACTGAATTTGGACAACTCTTACAGCTACAAGAATTGCTTGTCGGAAACAATCAACTCAGCTCCGTGCCAGCCACAATAGGACAGCTCACTCAGTTAACTAAGCTTGATTTGTCTATCAACCGAATATCCTCAATCCCATCTGAAATAGGGCAGCTTGTGCAACTCACAATGCTCGATCTTTCTTGTAACGCGCTCACGGCACTGCCGCCTGAGATCAAAGAACTCTCACAATTACTACTGCTTAGCATAGGAAGCAATTCAAAACTCATCAAACTACCAGCTGGTTTAGAAAGGCCTGATCTCTGGATTAAGATGTAG